One window of the Zea mays cultivar B73 chromosome 3, Zm-B73-REFERENCE-NAM-5.0, whole genome shotgun sequence genome contains the following:
- the LOC103652362 gene encoding anthocyanidin reductase ((2S)-flavan-3-ol-forming), giving the protein MGIDSRGGFRGFAAGILLLWRGIGSYFHWLLIKLLDLWIAACRLPHPHDPPYGRCLPFLVSAMSQSQRYPVSKVLLEKEASRFAEEHGIGLVTVCPGLTVGAAPAPTARTSVPNCLSLLSGDEAAFAVLDAIESATGCLPLVHVDDVCRAELFAAEEGAAARRYVCCSLNTTVAELARFLADKYPQYGVKTNLFSGERLEKPRVCLSSAKLVKEGFEFRYRTLDDICDDMAEYGKALGILPDL; this is encoded by the exons ATGGGGATTGATAGCCGAGGAGGCTTCCGTGGTTTTGCCGCTGGGATTTTGTTGCTTTGGCGGGGGATTGGAAGCTACTTCCACTGGCTACTGATCAAACTGCTGGATCTGTGGATCGCTGCCTGTAGATTGCCCCACCCGCACGACCCCCCGTACGGCCGGTGCCTCCCCTTCCTCGTCTCCGCGATGTCGCAGTCGCAA AGGTACCCGGTGTCCAAGGTGCTCCTGGAGAAGGAGGCGAGCAGGTTCGCGGAGGAGCACGGCATCGGCCTCGTCACCGTCTGCCCCGGCCTCACCgtgggcgccgcgccggccccgaCCGCCCGCACCAGCGTCCCCAACTGCCTCTCCCTTCTATCCG GCGACGAAGCCGCGTTCGCCGTGCTGGACGCCATCGAGAGCGCCACCGGGTGCCTGCCGTTGGTCCACGTCGACGACGTCTGCCGCGCCGAGCTGTTCGCCGCCGAGGAGGGCGCGGCCGCGAGGAGGTACGTCTGCTGCAGCCTGAACACGACCGTCGCCGAGCTCGCGCGTTTCCTGGCGGACAAGTACCCGCAGTACGGCGTCAAAACGAACCTGTT CTCCGGCGAGCGGCTTGAGAAGCCGAGAGTGTGCCTGTCATCGGCGAAGCTGGTGAAGGAAGGTTTCGAGTTCAGGTACAGGACGCTGGATGACATCTGTGACGACATGGCCGAGTACGGCAAGGCCCTGGGAATCCTGCCCGACTTGTGA
- the LOC100280906 gene encoding uncharacterized protein LOC100280906, with amino-acid sequence MRRAEPVGEQADAERRMSGYKGVRRRRWGKWVSEIRVPGSRERLWLGSYATPEAAAVAHDTAVYFLRGGGGAGDVAALNFPERAAAAYGAGGRLSPRSVQRVASDAGMAADAQLVAAREDTRALRAGIGGGASARPRDRDAGDACAGRAHNASLHSTGAGREQPVSGEISVDDMDILL; translated from the coding sequence ATGAGGCGCGCGGAGCCGGTCGGCGAGCAGGCGGACGCGGAGCGGCGCATGAGCGGGTACAAGGGCGTGCGGCGGCGCCGGTGGGGGAAGTGGGTGTCGGAGATCCGGGTGCCCGGCTCGCGGGAGCGCCTGTGGCTCGGCTCCTACGCCACGCCCGAGGCCGCCGCCGTCGCGCACGACACGGCCGTCTACTTcctccgcggcggcggcggcgcgggcgacGTCGCGGCGCTCAACTTccccgagcgcgcggcggccgcgTACGGCGCAGGGGGCCGCCTGTCGCCCCGGTCCGTGCAGCGCGTGGCGTCCGACGCCGGCATGGCCGCCGACGCGCAGCTCGTCGCGGCGCGGGAGGACACCCGCGCGCTTCGCGCCGGCATTGGCGGTGGCGCCAGCGCGCGCCCGCGCGATCGGGATGCTGGTGACGCCTGCGCGGGCcgtgcgcacaacgctagccttcACAGTACGGGCGCCGGAAGGGAGCAGCCTGTCTCCGGGGAGATTAGCGTGGATGACATGGATATTTTGCTGTAG